One window of Paludibacter propionicigenes WB4 genomic DNA carries:
- the rpsM gene encoding 30S ribosomal protein S13, with product MAIRIVGVDLPQNKRGEVGLTYIYGIGRSSAKKILESAGVDIDIKVKDWTDDQAAKIREIIGAGFKVEGDLRSEVQTNIKRLMDIGCYRGVRHRIGLPLRGQSTKNNARTRKGKKKTVANKKKATK from the coding sequence ATGGCTATAAGAATTGTCGGAGTAGATTTACCCCAAAACAAAAGAGGGGAAGTTGGATTGACTTATATCTACGGAATAGGTCGCAGTAGTGCAAAAAAGATTTTAGAATCAGCCGGTGTTGATATTGACATCAAGGTGAAAGATTGGACTGACGACCAAGCAGCTAAAATCCGCGAAATCATTGGAGCAGGATTCAAAGTGGAGGGTGACCTTCGCTCTGAGGTACAAACCAACATCAAACGATTGATGGATATCGGTTGTTACCGCGGTGTACGTCACCGTATTGGTCTTCCATTGAGAGGTCAAAGTACGAAGAACAACGCTCGTACTCGTAAAGGTAAAAAGAAAACAGTTGCTAACAAGAAAAAAGCAACTAAATAA
- the infA gene encoding translation initiation factor IF-1, whose amino-acid sequence MAKQTAIEQDGKIIEALSNAMFRVELENGHVITAHISGKMRMHYIKILPGDKVKVEMSPYDLSKGRISFRYK is encoded by the coding sequence ATGGCCAAACAAACAGCAATTGAACAAGATGGGAAGATAATCGAAGCATTATCTAATGCCATGTTTCGTGTAGAACTGGAAAACGGTCACGTTATTACGGCTCATATTTCCGGTAAAATGCGCATGCATTATATTAAAATTTTACCGGGCGATAAAGTAAAAGTCGAAATGTCGCCTTATGATTTGTCAAAAGGAAGAATTTCTTTTAGATATAAATAA
- the rpsD gene encoding 30S ribosomal protein S4 produces MARYIGPKSRIARKFGEAIFGPDKVLAKKNYPPGQHGQGRRKKTSEYGIQLREKQKAKYTYGVLEKQFRNMYEKAQRTKGVTGEVLLQLLESRLDNIVYRLGFAPTRSGARQLVSHKHITVDGKVVNIASYHVRAGQVIAVREKDKSMEVIAASLNGFNHSKYPWIEWNAASLSGVYLHIPEREDIPENIKEQLIVELYSK; encoded by the coding sequence ATGGCAAGATATATTGGACCAAAGTCAAGAATAGCTCGTAAATTTGGTGAAGCTATTTTCGGACCAGATAAGGTGTTGGCTAAAAAGAATTATCCTCCAGGACAACATGGTCAGGGACGTCGTAAAAAAACTTCGGAATACGGTATTCAGTTACGTGAAAAACAAAAAGCCAAATATACTTATGGTGTATTGGAAAAACAATTCCGTAACATGTACGAGAAAGCTCAACGTACCAAAGGTGTTACCGGTGAAGTATTGTTGCAATTATTGGAATCAAGATTGGACAACATCGTTTATCGTTTAGGATTTGCTCCTACACGTTCAGGTGCTCGTCAGTTGGTTAGCCACAAGCACATTACCGTTGATGGTAAAGTTGTGAACATTGCTTCTTATCATGTACGTGCCGGTCAGGTTATTGCTGTACGCGAAAAAGATAAATCTATGGAAGTAATTGCTGCTTCATTGAATGGATTTAATCACAGCAAATATCCTTGGATTGAATGGAATGCAGCTTCTTTATCAGGTGTTTATTTACATATCCCTGAACGTGAAGATATTCCGGAAAATATCAAAGAACAATTAATCGTTGAGTTGTACTCTAAATAA
- the rplQ gene encoding 50S ribosomal protein L17 produces MRHNKKFNHLGRTTSHRKAMLSNMASSLIQHKRIATTLAKAKALQVYVEPLLTKSKEDTTHSRRMVFSHLQNKEMVTELFQNVSVKIANRPGGYTRILRTGFRLGDNAEMCIIELVDYNENMLKEKVAKKAARTRRAGSAKKAEAATEVAPAVEAPVAAAEETPASAE; encoded by the coding sequence ATGAGACATAATAAAAAATTCAACCACTTAGGCCGTACAACATCTCACAGAAAGGCAATGTTGTCTAATATGGCTTCTTCTCTTATTCAACATAAGAGAATTGCTACTACGCTTGCTAAAGCTAAAGCTTTACAAGTTTATGTAGAACCGCTTTTGACAAAATCGAAAGAAGATACCACTCACTCACGTCGTATGGTATTCAGTCACTTGCAAAATAAAGAAATGGTAACAGAACTATTTCAAAATGTATCAGTAAAAATTGCTAACCGTCCAGGTGGTTATACCCGTATTTTACGTACAGGTTTCCGTTTAGGTGATAATGCAGAAATGTGTATTATTGAGTTAGTTGATTATAACGAAAACATGTTGAAAGAAAAAGTTGCTAAGAAAGCTGCACGTACTCGTCGTGCCGGGTCTGCCAAGAAAGCCGAAGCTGCTACTGAAGTAGCTCCAGCTGTTGAAGCTCCTGTTGCTGCAGCTGAAGAAACTCCAGCGTCTGCAGAGTAA
- the ykgO gene encoding type B 50S ribosomal protein L36, whose protein sequence is MKVRASVKKRTDDCKIVRRKGRLYVINKKNPKFKQRQG, encoded by the coding sequence ATGAAAGTAAGAGCATCTGTAAAAAAGCGTACAGACGATTGTAAAATCGTTCGTAGAAAAGGTCGCTTGTATGTTATCAACAAAAAAAATCCTAAGTTTAAACAACGCCAAGGGTAA
- the map gene encoding type I methionyl aminopeptidase, protein MIFLKSDEEIELLRISNQIVAKTLAELAKIIAPGVSTMQLDKIADEFIRDHGAVPNFLNYGGYPNSICASVNEQVVHGIPSDKVFLEDGDIISVDCGALINGFHGDSAYTFCVGDVKQEVKDLLRTTKESLYKGIEQAEEGRRLGDIGNAIQRHCEDRGYSVVREMIGHGVGRKLHEAPEVPNYGRKGNGIMLKSGMTIAIEPMINLGSRHLVFEKDGWTTRTLDRKPSAHFEHSVAIRRGKADILSSFEYIEQVLGNKAI, encoded by the coding sequence ATGATTTTCTTGAAATCTGACGAAGAAATTGAACTGCTTCGTATCAGTAATCAAATAGTAGCTAAAACGTTAGCCGAACTTGCTAAAATAATTGCACCGGGCGTAAGCACGATGCAATTAGATAAAATAGCCGACGAATTTATCCGGGATCACGGAGCCGTTCCAAATTTTCTTAATTATGGAGGGTACCCAAATTCAATATGTGCGTCAGTGAATGAGCAGGTTGTTCACGGAATACCATCAGACAAAGTATTTTTGGAAGATGGTGATATTATTTCGGTAGATTGTGGAGCTTTGATCAATGGCTTTCATGGAGATTCAGCTTACACTTTTTGTGTAGGTGATGTAAAACAGGAAGTGAAGGATTTATTGCGAACTACAAAGGAATCTTTATACAAAGGTATAGAGCAGGCTGAGGAAGGTCGTCGGCTAGGTGATATTGGGAATGCTATTCAACGTCATTGTGAAGATCGCGGATACTCAGTGGTACGTGAAATGATCGGACACGGAGTAGGACGTAAACTACACGAAGCGCCTGAAGTTCCCAATTATGGAAGAAAAGGTAATGGTATAATGCTCAAATCAGGCATGACCATAGCCATTGAACCCATGATAAACTTAGGAAGCCGGCACTTAGTGTTTGAAAAAGACGGTTGGACAACCCGAACATTGGATCGGAAACCATCAGCTCACTTTGAACATTCGGTGGCAATACGACGTGGCAAAGCCGATATTTTATCGAGTTTTGAATATATAGAACAAGTTTTAGGTAACAAAGCAATATAA
- the rpsK gene encoding 30S ribosomal protein S11 — protein sequence MAKKTVAAKKRVVKVDGVGQLHVHSSFNNIIVTLTNSDGQVISWSSAGKMGFRGSKKNTPYAAQMAAQDCSKIALDLGLRKVKAYVKGPGNGRESAIRTVHGAGIEVTEIIDVTPLPHNGCRPPKRRRV from the coding sequence ATGGCAAAGAAAACAGTTGCAGCCAAGAAAAGAGTCGTTAAAGTTGATGGTGTAGGTCAATTACATGTACACTCATCTTTTAATAACATTATTGTTACTCTTACAAACAGCGATGGTCAGGTAATTTCTTGGTCTTCTGCAGGTAAGATGGGATTCCGTGGCTCAAAGAAAAACACTCCTTATGCTGCTCAGATGGCTGCTCAGGATTGCTCAAAAATTGCATTGGACTTAGGTTTAAGAAAAGTAAAAGCCTATGTAAAAGGACCAGGTAACGGACGTGAATCAGCTATTCGTACTGTACATGGTGCAGGTATTGAAGTAACTGAAATTATAGATGTTACTCCACTTCCACACAACGGTTGTCGTCCTCCTAAACGTCGTAGAGTGTAA
- a CDS encoding aromatic hydrocarbon degradation membrane protein — protein MTKKFLIITLLSLAAGSAFAGGLLTNTNQSAHFLRNPALDASTEIDAVYTNPAGLIFLTNGFHLSLSNQSVYQTRTITSTFAPFAVNNDGDQTKIFKGTASAPLVPSFQFAYKKDRYAISAGFAISGGGGKAVFNKGLPSFEAPISMLPLSLSSKGVPTSKYTVDSYMEGKQFIFGVQLNGTYKINDALSAALGMRLNIVSNAYVGHLKNIMINPNQPAFGPLYTGSAMVSAPKFFTDAATALSGWSAGATSYAAGLQPIVTGGGGTVLLANGTSAGLTTTQIAQIQGLLGAAGLTQAQIAAVNIQTAQGTLAAAAPVFAGKAAAMTTNAGSTADKQLDCTQTGWGVTPILSLNYHVAGLNLAAKYEFKSTLNVQNNTVIDDTGLYADGVNTPHDIPALLTLGAEYQLCDKWKVSGGYHHFFDSDAKMANNKQQYINGGVSEYLLGSEYQLNDIFLISAGGQITRTGVTDAYQTDMSYSLNSYSIGFGGAIRITPDLRLNLSYFFTNYDKWTKASTNYNGTTLAGTDVYNRTNKVFGIGLEYKF, from the coding sequence ATGACGAAGAAATTCTTAATCATTACACTTTTATCATTGGCAGCAGGTTCTGCATTTGCAGGTGGTTTGTTGACTAATACCAATCAAAGTGCACATTTTTTGCGTAATCCGGCACTTGATGCTTCTACTGAAATTGATGCTGTGTACACTAATCCTGCAGGATTAATTTTTCTGACTAACGGTTTTCACCTTTCTCTGAGTAATCAAAGTGTATATCAAACACGTACAATTACTTCTACCTTCGCTCCGTTTGCCGTAAATAATGACGGAGATCAAACTAAAATATTCAAAGGAACAGCATCAGCGCCTTTGGTTCCAAGTTTTCAGTTCGCTTACAAGAAAGACCGCTATGCTATTTCTGCCGGTTTTGCCATTTCGGGCGGTGGTGGAAAAGCTGTTTTTAATAAAGGTTTGCCGTCATTTGAAGCTCCAATTTCGATGTTACCTTTATCGCTTTCGTCTAAGGGAGTTCCTACCTCAAAATATACTGTAGACAGTTATATGGAAGGTAAACAGTTTATTTTCGGAGTTCAGCTGAATGGTACATATAAAATAAACGATGCTTTGTCGGCTGCATTAGGTATGCGTCTAAACATTGTGAGCAATGCGTATGTAGGTCACTTGAAGAATATAATGATTAATCCAAATCAACCTGCTTTTGGACCTTTATACACTGGATCGGCAATGGTTTCAGCACCAAAATTCTTTACAGATGCCGCAACAGCTTTAAGTGGTTGGTCTGCAGGTGCAACAAGTTATGCAGCCGGCTTACAGCCGATTGTCACAGGAGGTGGCGGCACAGTATTATTGGCAAATGGTACGTCTGCTGGTTTGACTACAACTCAAATTGCTCAGATTCAGGGATTGTTGGGAGCGGCAGGTTTAACTCAAGCGCAAATAGCTGCCGTTAATATTCAGACAGCTCAGGGCACATTAGCTGCAGCTGCTCCTGTTTTTGCAGGAAAAGCCGCTGCTATGACAACAAATGCAGGATCTACTGCTGACAAACAATTGGATTGTACACAAACCGGGTGGGGGGTTACACCAATATTGAGTTTAAACTATCACGTGGCAGGCTTAAATCTAGCTGCTAAATATGAATTCAAGAGTACCCTGAACGTTCAGAATAATACTGTAATTGATGATACCGGTTTATATGCTGATGGTGTAAATACTCCTCATGATATTCCGGCTTTATTGACACTGGGTGCAGAGTATCAGTTGTGTGATAAATGGAAAGTTTCAGGGGGTTATCACCATTTCTTCGATTCAGATGCTAAAATGGCTAATAACAAACAGCAATATATTAATGGCGGAGTAAGTGAATATCTTCTGGGTTCTGAATATCAACTGAATGATATATTTCTGATTAGTGCAGGAGGACAAATTACACGCACCGGAGTTACAGATGCTTATCAGACGGACATGAGCTACAGCTTAAACTCGTATTCAATTGGTTTTGGTGGTGCTATCAGGATTACTCCGGATTTACGCCTCAACCTGTCTTATTTCTTCACCAATTATGATAAGTGGACAAAAGCTTCGACAAATTATAACGGAACTACATTGGCGGGAACTGATGTGTATAACAGAACTAACAAAGTGTTTGGTATCGGACTTGAATATAAGTTTTGA
- a CDS encoding DNA-directed RNA polymerase subunit alpha, whose translation MAILAFQKPEKVIMLEADAFQGKFEFRPLEPGYGITIGNALRRILLSSLEGFAITSIKIEGIDHEYSTIPGVIDDVTNIILNLKQVRFKQIVEDIENEKVTINVSGTTSFKAGDIGKYFTGFEVLNPKLVICELDPSASFQIDITVNKGRGYAPSEENKPANAEIGLIPIDAIFTPIRNVKYSIENYRVEQVTDYEKLVLEISTDGSIHPKEALKESAKILIHHFMLFSDEKISLEVTEGEGSDEFDEEILHMRQLLKTKLTDLELSVRALNCLKAADVDTLGQLAGYHKHDLLKFRNFGKKSLTELEEKLESLNLSFGMDIAKYKLDKE comes from the coding sequence ATGGCTATATTAGCATTTCAAAAGCCTGAAAAGGTAATCATGTTGGAAGCTGACGCTTTTCAAGGAAAGTTTGAATTTCGTCCGTTGGAACCCGGTTACGGTATTACAATAGGTAATGCTTTACGCCGTATCCTTTTATCTTCATTGGAAGGTTTCGCTATTACTTCCATCAAAATTGAAGGAATTGACCACGAGTATTCTACAATTCCGGGAGTAATTGACGATGTTACCAACATTATTTTGAACTTGAAACAGGTTCGTTTCAAACAAATAGTGGAAGATATCGAAAACGAGAAAGTAACAATTAATGTTTCTGGAACAACTTCATTCAAAGCTGGTGATATAGGAAAGTATTTTACCGGATTTGAGGTGCTTAATCCAAAATTGGTTATTTGTGAACTTGATCCTTCAGCTAGTTTCCAGATTGATATAACAGTGAATAAAGGTCGTGGTTACGCACCTTCGGAAGAAAACAAACCGGCTAATGCCGAAATAGGATTAATTCCGATTGATGCTATCTTTACACCAATTCGTAACGTAAAATATTCTATCGAAAATTATCGTGTAGAACAGGTTACCGACTACGAAAAATTGGTGTTGGAAATCAGTACCGATGGTTCTATTCACCCGAAAGAGGCTTTGAAAGAATCAGCTAAAATTTTGATTCACCACTTTATGCTATTCTCTGATGAAAAAATTTCATTAGAAGTAACAGAAGGTGAAGGCAGCGATGAGTTTGATGAAGAAATTCTGCACATGCGTCAATTGCTTAAAACAAAACTTACAGATCTCGAACTTTCTGTTCGTGCTCTTAATTGCTTGAAAGCAGCTGATGTTGATACATTAGGTCAATTGGCCGGTTATCATAAGCATGATTTGCTGAAGTTCCGTAATTTCGGTAAAAAATCACTCACTGAGTTAGAAGAAAAATTAGAAAGTTTGAATCTGTCCTTCGGAATGGATATTGCCAAATATAAATTAGATAAAGAGTAA
- the pyrH gene encoding UMP kinase has protein sequence MAAFKRILLKLSGESLMGEKQYGIDEKRLSEYASQIAEIAALGVQVGIVIGGGNIFRGLTGTSKGFDRVQGDQMGMLATVINSLALNSALQAAGVKSRVLTAIRMEPIGEFYSKQKAISSLEQGEVVILSAGTGNPFFTTDTGSSLRAIEIEADVMLKGTRVDGIYTADPEKDKTATKFDEITYDEIYNRNLKVMDLTATTMCKENNMPIYVFDMDTVGNLKKVITGEKIGTLVRN, from the coding sequence ATGGCAGCATTTAAACGCATTTTGTTGAAATTGAGCGGTGAATCGCTTATGGGCGAAAAGCAATATGGCATAGATGAAAAAAGATTGAGCGAATACGCTTCTCAAATTGCTGAAATAGCAGCATTGGGCGTGCAGGTTGGTATTGTAATAGGCGGTGGAAATATCTTTCGCGGATTAACTGGTACCTCTAAGGGCTTTGATCGTGTTCAGGGCGACCAAATGGGCATGTTGGCTACAGTTATCAATAGCTTGGCTTTAAATTCGGCTTTGCAGGCGGCAGGAGTGAAATCACGCGTTCTTACAGCGATTCGTATGGAGCCGATTGGTGAGTTTTATAGTAAACAAAAAGCCATAAGCAGCTTAGAGCAGGGTGAGGTGGTAATTCTTTCGGCCGGAACAGGTAATCCGTTTTTTACGACTGACACAGGTTCTTCGCTTCGTGCTATCGAAATTGAAGCTGATGTTATGCTCAAAGGAACCCGCGTTGATGGAATTTATACTGCCGATCCAGAGAAAGATAAAACTGCAACCAAGTTTGATGAGATTACATATGATGAGATTTATAACAGGAATCTTAAAGTGATGGATCTTACAGCTACTACTATGTGTAAGGAAAACAATATGCCGATTTATGTCTTTGACATGGATACGGTGGGTAACCTGAAAAAGGTTATCACTGGCGAGAAAATCGGCACTCTGGTAAGAAACTAG